From Sphingomonas nostoxanthinifaciens, a single genomic window includes:
- a CDS encoding VanZ family protein encodes MPPLRRICIILFWLAVIVAYVAAILPQREAPHLGYSDKVDHMAAFFTITVLARLGYPERAVPLVFIAMAAFGGFIELSQAVPIVHRDAEWADWFADMAASVVGLIVAWPLLALIERWSKPQRL; translated from the coding sequence ATGCCCCCGCTTCGCCGTATCTGCATCATCCTGTTCTGGCTGGCGGTGATCGTCGCTTATGTGGCGGCGATCCTGCCGCAGCGCGAAGCGCCGCATCTCGGCTATTCCGACAAGGTCGACCATATGGCGGCCTTCTTCACGATCACCGTGCTGGCGCGCCTCGGTTATCCCGAGCGGGCGGTGCCGCTGGTCTTCATCGCGATGGCTGCGTTCGGCGGCTTCATCGAGCTGAGCCAGGCGGTGCCGATCGTGCATCGCGACGCCGAATGGGCCGACTGGTTCGCCGACATGGCGGCATCGGTGGTGGGTCTGATCGTGGCATGGCCGCTACTCGCGCTTATCGAGCGCTGGTCAAAGCCCCAGCGCTTGTAA
- the fabZ gene encoding 3-hydroxyacyl-ACP dehydratase FabZ, producing the protein MAALPHRYPMLLVDRVEDLIPDRSITAIKAVTINEGFFQGHFPGRPIMPGVLIVEALAQAAGVLAVESLGLAGSGKLVYFMAIDEAKFRAPVEPGVLLRLEVEFVQKRATVCKFAGRALIGDKLAAQANFTAMIADPPKA; encoded by the coding sequence ATGGCGGCGCTGCCGCATCGCTATCCGATGCTGCTGGTCGATCGTGTCGAGGACTTGATCCCCGACCGATCGATCACGGCGATCAAGGCTGTGACGATCAACGAAGGCTTCTTCCAGGGCCATTTCCCCGGCCGGCCGATCATGCCGGGCGTGCTGATCGTCGAGGCGCTCGCGCAGGCCGCCGGCGTGCTGGCCGTCGAAAGCCTCGGCCTCGCCGGTTCCGGCAAGCTGGTCTATTTCATGGCGATCGACGAGGCGAAGTTCCGCGCGCCGGTCGAGCCCGGCGTGCTGTTGCGGCTGGAGGTCGAGTTCGTCCAGAAGCGTGCGACCGTGTGCAAGTTCGCCGGCCGCGCGCTGATCGGCGACAAGCTGGCAGCGCAGGCCAATTTCACCGCGATGATCGCCGATCCGCCGAAGGCCTGA
- a CDS encoding OmpH family outer membrane protein: MRMIAKLLVAAAIAAPLAAPAMAEVATANLEAAVEQSAAMQAAAAQIKTQYKPQIDAFNTRQQALQAQLQPMVQEIQTLQASPSTPKPTLDAKIAAAQAKQQAAQRELQGLAAPFARPNAYAQEQVQDKLEAAVRAAMAAKNVTVLVRPDTVMAVAPAGDITNDIVAQLNNTVKTVSVTPPAGWQPGQQRAAAAAPAAAGQGR, encoded by the coding sequence ATGAGGATGATCGCAAAGCTTCTCGTCGCGGCTGCTATCGCCGCGCCGCTCGCTGCTCCGGCCATGGCCGAAGTCGCCACTGCCAATCTGGAGGCTGCGGTCGAGCAGTCGGCCGCGATGCAGGCCGCCGCTGCCCAGATCAAGACGCAGTACAAGCCGCAGATCGATGCGTTCAACACGCGCCAGCAGGCGCTGCAGGCGCAGCTTCAGCCGATGGTCCAGGAGATCCAGACGCTGCAGGCCAGCCCCTCGACGCCGAAGCCCACGCTCGACGCGAAGATTGCTGCCGCGCAGGCCAAGCAGCAGGCCGCGCAGCGCGAGCTGCAGGGCCTCGCCGCTCCCTTTGCCCGCCCCAACGCCTATGCGCAGGAGCAGGTGCAGGACAAGCTGGAAGCCGCCGTTCGTGCCGCCATGGCGGCCAAGAACGTCACGGTGCTCGTCCGTCCCGATACGGTTATGGCGGTGGCGCCCGCCGGCGACATTACCAACGATATCGTCGCGCAGCTCAACAACACCGTGAAGACCGTGTCGGTCACCCCGCCGGCCGGCTGGCAGCCGGGCCAGCAGCGTGCCGCTGCCGCGGCGCCTGCGGCGGCCGGTCAGGGCCGCTAA
- the truA gene encoding tRNA pseudouridine(38-40) synthase TruA — translation MTRFRLTVEFDGRPFMGWQRQAHGPSVQQAIEQAVQSITGEEAAVHAAGRTDAGVHALAMAAHVELASAIAPFRLMEALNARLRPAPIAILACEAVADDWHARFSCIGRSYEYRIVNRRAPLTLTRGQAWRIARPLDADAMHHAAQLLVGLHDFTTFRSAHCQSDSPVKTLDRLDVRREDEMVLIAAAARSFLHHQVRSMVGCLALVGQGQWRETDVARALAACDRAALGLNAPPDGLYFTGARY, via the coding sequence ATGACGCGATTCCGCCTGACGGTGGAATTTGACGGACGTCCGTTCATGGGCTGGCAGCGGCAGGCGCACGGCCCGTCGGTGCAGCAGGCGATCGAGCAGGCGGTCCAGTCGATCACCGGCGAGGAAGCCGCGGTCCACGCCGCCGGCCGCACCGATGCGGGCGTGCATGCCTTGGCGATGGCCGCGCATGTCGAACTCGCGAGCGCGATCGCGCCGTTCCGGCTGATGGAGGCGCTGAACGCGCGCCTTCGCCCCGCTCCCATCGCGATCCTCGCATGCGAGGCGGTGGCGGACGATTGGCATGCACGCTTCTCGTGCATCGGCCGCAGCTACGAATATCGCATCGTCAATCGCCGCGCGCCGCTGACGCTGACGCGCGGGCAGGCATGGCGGATCGCCCGCCCGCTGGATGCCGATGCGATGCACCACGCCGCGCAATTGCTGGTGGGGCTGCACGATTTCACCACCTTCCGTTCGGCGCATTGCCAGTCGGACAGCCCGGTCAAGACGCTCGACCGGCTCGACGTGCGGCGCGAGGACGAGATGGTACTGATCGCCGCGGCGGCGCGCTCATTTCTCCATCATCAGGTGCGCTCGATGGTCGGCTGCCTCGCGCTGGTCGGCCAGGGCCAGTGGCGCGAAACCGATGTCGCGCGGGCGCTCGCCGCATGCGATCGCGCCGCGCTCGGCCTCAACGCGCCGCCCGACGGCCTGTATTTCACCGGCGCGCGCTACTGA
- the fmt gene encoding methionyl-tRNA formyltransferase, with translation MRIVFMGTPDFAVPTLDALAADGHDIVAVYTQPPRPAGRGKAPTPSPVQKRAEALGLPVRSPVSLKSEAEQASFAALEPDAAIVAAYGLILPEAILDVPVWDCLNVHASLLPRWRGAAPVQRAILAGDAETGVTIMGMEAGLDTGPMLATARTPIGAKDAGMLAHELAGLGARLILEVLADPGEHPPEEQPEAGVTYAAKIDKAEARLDFTAPALQVERQVRAFAPVPGAWFEHAGERIRVLAADLCDHAGAPGEVLTDGLVIGCGAASIRPTKVQRAGRASMATQDLLRGFPIAVGTRLT, from the coding sequence ATGCGGATCGTCTTCATGGGAACCCCCGACTTCGCGGTGCCGACGCTGGATGCGCTGGCGGCCGATGGGCACGACATCGTCGCCGTCTACACCCAGCCGCCTCGGCCGGCCGGGCGCGGCAAGGCGCCCACCCCCTCGCCGGTGCAGAAGCGCGCCGAGGCGCTCGGTCTGCCGGTGCGCTCGCCGGTCTCGCTGAAGAGTGAGGCCGAGCAGGCGTCGTTCGCGGCGCTGGAGCCCGACGCCGCCATCGTCGCCGCCTACGGCCTGATCCTGCCCGAGGCGATCCTCGACGTGCCGGTGTGGGATTGCCTCAACGTCCACGCCTCTTTGCTGCCGCGCTGGCGCGGCGCCGCGCCGGTGCAGCGCGCGATCCTCGCCGGCGATGCCGAGACCGGCGTCACGATCATGGGCATGGAGGCCGGGCTCGACACCGGGCCGATGCTGGCGACCGCGCGCACACCGATCGGCGCGAAGGATGCCGGCATGCTGGCGCACGAACTGGCCGGGCTGGGCGCGCGCCTGATCCTGGAGGTACTCGCCGATCCGGGCGAGCATCCGCCCGAGGAACAGCCCGAGGCCGGCGTCACTTATGCGGCCAAGATCGACAAGGCCGAGGCGCGGCTCGATTTCACCGCGCCCGCGCTGCAGGTCGAACGGCAGGTGCGCGCCTTCGCTCCCGTGCCGGGCGCATGGTTCGAACATGCGGGCGAGCGCATCCGCGTGCTCGCCGCCGATCTGTGCGACCATGCCGGCGCGCCGGGCGAGGTGCTGACCGACGGGCTGGTGATCGGCTGCGGCGCGGCGTCGATCCGCCCGACCAAGGTGCAGCGCGCCGGCCGCGCGTCGATGGCGACGCAGGACCTGCTGCGCGGCTTCCCGATTGCGGTCGGCACGCGCCTGACATGA
- the rpmE gene encoding 50S ribosomal protein L31, whose amino-acid sequence MKKNIHPDYHSIKVQMTDGTVFETRSTWGAVGETLQLDIDPTVHPAWTGGRSQLLDQGGQVARFNKRFGGLSLSKK is encoded by the coding sequence ATGAAGAAGAACATCCACCCCGATTATCACTCGATCAAGGTGCAGATGACGGACGGCACCGTGTTTGAGACGCGCTCCACCTGGGGTGCGGTCGGCGAGACGCTGCAGCTCGACATCGACCCGACCGTCCACCCGGCATGGACCGGCGGCCGCAGCCAGCTGCTCGATCAGGGCGGCCAGGTCGCGCGCTTCAACAAGCGCTTCGGCGGCCTCAGCCTCAGCAAGAAGTAA
- a CDS encoding S10 family peptidase produces MRLSGRLLAFASILPLAFAPALSAPKPDDKKAASEAPAAKGPDKADMGDKPNLLPFPVDRSIKQVTHVAGKTIAYTATVGSLPVRDADGKKTGEVVFTAYTLDGPRDPSRPITFAFNGGPGAASVYLNLGAIGPKRVQFGAAGDAPSDPAVLRDNPGTWLDFTDLVFIDPVGTGFSRSLLKQDETDKTFFTIEHDIQYLSRIVYDWLQKNGRMTSPKYVVGESYGGYRAPAIAHTLQTDMGVGVSGVVMVSPALDGRAEGDPDLSPMGWVATLPSMAAANYERQGKPLNPETMNAVETYARTEFVTDLLSGRADTQATARLVKNVTTYTGLDPRDVQQMGGRIESREFLRALYRTTGKLGSWYDSNVTAYDPFPWSPRQRTGDPILEGILAPTTSAMVDFVTNQVGWKVDAHYEALNGSVNEHWEKNWFTQIESASDLRQALAVDPKMKAMIVHGYDDLSCPYFQSKLIVAQIPEMGGVQRVKVNVYPGGHMFYSRSDSQAAFRRDVMALYGVR; encoded by the coding sequence ATGCGCCTTTCGGGCCGTCTGCTCGCCTTCGCCTCCATCCTGCCGCTCGCCTTCGCTCCAGCGCTGTCGGCGCCCAAGCCCGACGACAAGAAGGCGGCGAGCGAGGCTCCCGCGGCCAAGGGCCCGGACAAGGCCGACATGGGCGACAAGCCCAACCTGCTCCCCTTCCCCGTCGACCGCAGCATCAAGCAGGTGACCCACGTCGCCGGCAAGACGATCGCCTACACCGCCACCGTCGGCTCGCTGCCGGTGCGCGACGCCGACGGCAAGAAGACCGGCGAGGTGGTGTTCACCGCCTACACGCTCGACGGGCCGCGCGATCCGAGCCGCCCGATCACCTTCGCGTTCAACGGCGGCCCCGGCGCGGCGTCGGTCTATCTGAACCTCGGCGCGATCGGGCCGAAGCGCGTGCAGTTCGGCGCGGCGGGCGATGCCCCGTCCGATCCGGCCGTGCTGCGCGACAATCCCGGCACGTGGCTCGATTTCACCGATCTGGTCTTCATCGATCCGGTCGGCACCGGCTTCTCGCGATCGCTGCTCAAGCAGGATGAGACCGACAAGACCTTCTTCACGATCGAGCACGACATCCAGTATCTCAGCCGCATCGTCTACGACTGGCTGCAGAAGAACGGGCGCATGACGTCGCCGAAATATGTCGTCGGCGAAAGCTATGGCGGCTATCGCGCGCCAGCGATCGCGCACACGCTGCAGACCGATATGGGCGTCGGCGTCTCGGGCGTGGTGATGGTGTCGCCCGCGCTCGACGGCCGCGCCGAGGGCGATCCGGATCTGTCGCCGATGGGCTGGGTCGCGACGCTGCCGTCGATGGCGGCCGCCAATTATGAGCGGCAGGGCAAGCCGCTCAATCCCGAGACGATGAACGCGGTCGAGACCTATGCCCGCACCGAATTCGTCACCGATCTGCTGAGCGGCCGCGCCGACACGCAGGCGACCGCGCGGCTGGTCAAGAACGTCACCACCTATACCGGCCTCGATCCGCGCGACGTGCAGCAAATGGGCGGCCGCATCGAGAGCCGCGAATTCCTGCGCGCGCTGTATCGCACCACCGGCAAATTGGGCTCGTGGTACGATTCCAACGTCACCGCCTACGATCCTTTCCCCTGGTCGCCGCGCCAGCGCACCGGCGATCCGATCCTCGAGGGCATCCTCGCGCCGACCACCTCGGCGATGGTCGATTTCGTCACCAATCAGGTCGGCTGGAAGGTCGATGCGCATTACGAGGCGCTCAACGGCTCGGTGAACGAGCATTGGGAAAAGAACTGGTTCACCCAGATCGAGAGCGCGTCGGACCTGCGCCAGGCGCTGGCGGTCGATCCCAAGATGAAGGCGATGATCGTCCACGGCTATGACGACCTCTCCTGCCCCTATTTCCAGAGCAAGCTGATCGTCGCGCAGATCCCCGAAATGGGCGGCGTGCAGCGGGTAAAGGTGAACGTCTATCCGGGCGGCCACATGTTCTATTCGCGCTCGGACAGCCAGGCGGCGTTCCGGCGCGACGTGATGGCGCTCTACGGCGTGCGCTGA
- the bamA gene encoding outer membrane protein assembly factor BamA, producing the protein MRLAPALMIGTMIAGMPAVAARKAPAPKPAAAEAAPAPVVSTPAVQPGSGTIRSIAVSGNQRLEADTVRSYIKLKPGDHYTRELLDQALKDLYASELFADVTIAGADTGDIVLRVRENPVINRIVLEGNKRIKEEKIRPEIKLAPRQIFTRSKARADVARIIELYRRQGRYAATVEPKMVLLDQNRVDIVFEIHEGAKSRVQAINIIGNHKFKASRLRAEMATKTSGITHIFSGGTSYDPDRLAYDQQKLRQFYLTNGYADFHVVSAVAELTPDKRDFIITYVVDEGKRYHFGDVHIESDIRDLKSKDLEYLLKIKKGDWYNAKTVEDTVDSLTETAGLLGYAFADVRPNFERDKDALTMSVTFRIANAPRVYVERVDINGNTVTRDKVIRRELRLAEGDAFNGFRVKRSRDRIQSLGYFQQKFEIEQKQGSAPDRVVLEANVEEKSTGQLQVSAGYSSLEKFIVSLSITQSNFMGKGQEVRASTDYSIYSKSVSVGFTEPYLFDHNIAVGGDVFRRDYNSFNYVDTNRNTTYDQVSTGFQIRAGVPLTEFWSLALRYGLTQDKVSLNQSTFYSAYLPDGTLDPTGTLRCDPLLAGRYLCDAIGNRTTSSVGYSVVFDNLNDRIHPTRGQRAIFSQDVAGLGGSVRYVRTRVEGHKYWGLWGFTLSANAEGGYIRSLEGDKGPGVDKVRLTDRFYLGGQQQPDFAGFDIRGIGPRVLRRSCLTTSTTVCEPDPDRKNAVDDALGGRYYYFGRLEMLLPLGNGAKELGIRPSIFANIGSVWGLTTPNLQSVGVGGQFREILNSDGTRLCYDSAGTLPSQSVKQNTTCPSGLTPYGTTISGFQEQYLGDTWRPRVSVGIGVNWNSPFGPFRIDIAKALVKYPGDAPKLFSFNVGTQF; encoded by the coding sequence ATGCGGCTGGCGCCCGCGCTGATGATAGGGACGATGATCGCCGGCATGCCTGCGGTCGCCGCGCGCAAAGCGCCCGCGCCCAAGCCGGCTGCCGCTGAAGCCGCTCCTGCTCCGGTTGTTTCAACGCCGGCGGTGCAGCCCGGTTCCGGGACAATCCGTTCGATCGCCGTCAGCGGCAATCAGCGGCTGGAGGCGGATACCGTCCGTTCGTACATCAAGCTCAAGCCGGGCGACCATTATACCCGCGAACTGCTCGATCAGGCGCTGAAGGATCTCTACGCGTCGGAGCTGTTCGCCGACGTGACGATCGCCGGAGCCGATACGGGCGACATCGTGCTGCGCGTGCGCGAGAATCCGGTCATCAACCGCATCGTCCTCGAGGGCAACAAGCGCATCAAGGAAGAGAAGATCCGGCCCGAGATCAAGCTCGCGCCGCGCCAGATCTTCACCCGTTCCAAGGCGCGCGCAGACGTCGCCCGCATCATCGAGCTCTATCGCCGCCAGGGCCGCTACGCCGCGACGGTCGAGCCGAAGATGGTGCTGCTCGACCAGAACCGCGTCGATATCGTGTTCGAGATCCACGAGGGCGCGAAGAGCCGCGTCCAGGCGATCAACATCATCGGCAACCACAAGTTCAAGGCGAGCCGCCTGCGCGCCGAGATGGCGACCAAGACCAGCGGCATCACCCACATCTTCTCGGGCGGCACCAGCTACGATCCCGATCGGCTGGCCTACGACCAGCAGAAGCTGCGGCAATTCTACCTGACCAACGGCTATGCCGACTTCCACGTCGTGTCGGCCGTGGCCGAGCTGACGCCCGACAAGCGCGACTTCATCATCACCTACGTGGTGGACGAGGGGAAGCGCTACCATTTCGGCGACGTCCATATCGAGAGCGACATCCGCGACTTGAAGTCGAAGGATCTCGAATATCTGCTCAAGATCAAGAAGGGCGACTGGTACAACGCCAAGACGGTCGAGGACACGGTCGACAGCCTGACCGAGACGGCTGGCCTGCTCGGCTACGCCTTTGCCGACGTGCGTCCGAATTTCGAACGCGACAAGGACGCGCTCACGATGAGCGTCACCTTCCGCATCGCCAACGCGCCGCGCGTCTATGTCGAGCGGGTCGATATCAACGGCAACACCGTCACGCGCGACAAGGTGATCCGGCGCGAGCTGCGACTGGCCGAGGGCGACGCCTTCAACGGCTTCCGGGTCAAGCGGTCGCGCGATCGCATCCAGAGCCTCGGCTATTTCCAGCAGAAATTCGAGATCGAGCAGAAGCAGGGCTCGGCGCCCGATCGCGTTGTGCTCGAGGCGAACGTCGAGGAGAAGTCGACCGGTCAGCTGCAGGTGTCGGCCGGCTATTCGAGCCTCGAAAAATTCATCGTCAGCCTGTCGATTACCCAGTCCAACTTCATGGGCAAGGGTCAGGAGGTGCGCGCCAGCACCGATTACTCGATCTACTCTAAGTCGGTCAGCGTCGGTTTCACCGAGCCCTATCTGTTCGATCACAATATCGCCGTCGGCGGCGACGTGTTCCGCCGCGACTATAACTCGTTCAATTACGTCGATACCAATCGCAACACGACCTACGACCAGGTCAGCACCGGCTTCCAGATCCGCGCGGGCGTGCCGCTCACCGAATTCTGGAGCCTCGCGCTGCGCTATGGCCTGACCCAGGATAAGGTGTCGCTCAACCAGTCGACCTTCTATTCCGCCTACCTGCCCGACGGGACGCTCGATCCGACCGGCACGCTGCGATGCGACCCGCTCCTCGCCGGCCGCTATCTCTGCGACGCGATCGGCAATCGCACCACCTCGTCGGTCGGCTACAGCGTCGTGTTCGACAATCTGAACGACCGTATCCACCCGACGCGCGGCCAGCGCGCGATCTTCAGCCAGGACGTCGCCGGTCTCGGCGGCAGCGTCCGCTACGTGCGGACCCGCGTCGAAGGGCATAAATATTGGGGCCTGTGGGGCTTCACCCTCTCCGCCAATGCCGAGGGCGGCTATATTCGCAGCCTGGAAGGCGACAAGGGGCCGGGCGTCGACAAGGTGCGCCTGACCGACCGCTTCTACCTCGGCGGCCAGCAGCAGCCCGATTTCGCCGGCTTCGACATTCGCGGCATCGGTCCGCGCGTGCTGCGGCGGTCGTGCCTCACGACCAGCACCACCGTCTGCGAACCGGATCCCGACCGCAAGAATGCCGTCGATGACGCACTTGGCGGCCGTTATTACTATTTCGGCCGACTGGAGATGCTGCTGCCGTTGGGCAACGGTGCGAAGGAACTCGGCATCCGGCCGTCGATCTTCGCCAATATCGGCTCGGTGTGGGGTCTGACCACGCCGAACCTGCAGAGCGTCGGCGTCGGTGGCCAGTTCCGCGAGATCCTGAATTCCGACGGTACGCGCTTGTGCTACGATTCTGCCGGAACGCTGCCGTCGCAGAGCGTCAAGCAGAACACGACCTGCCCGAGTGGGCTCACCCCTTACGGGACGACCATCTCGGGCTTCCAAGAACAATATCTCGGCGATACATGGCGGCCACGCGTATCGGTGGGTATCGGCGTGAACTGGAACTCGCCGTTCGGTCCGTTCCGCATCGATATCGCCAAGGCACTCGTCAAATATCCTGGGGATGCTCCCAAGCTCTTCTCGTTTAACGTAGGAACCCAATTCTGA
- the rseP gene encoding RIP metalloprotease RseP — translation MIHVPGIILTILGFIAVIGPLVFIHEMGHYLAGQLFGVKADIFSIGMGREIMGWTDRRGTRWKVSALPIGGYVKFAGDMGPASEPDPAWLRLPPEERAKTLQGKPVWQRFIIVAAGPITNFLLAIAIFAGFFAAYGVPRTPTVIANIVKGSAAEAAGLHIGDRIVAVAGRSVDRFEDVAQIVFLRPGRPLPLVYERAGATKIVQVTPQRIVDVDAAGNRAERGLLGVSPGMAVNVRLGVVGTLGAAVDATWGTVRMMVDVIGQIVGGERSARELGGPLKIAQYSGETVSLGLLPFIRFMALISINLGFINLLPIPLLDGGHLFFYLIEGVWRRPLPAQAQEWAFRSGLALLLGFMLFVTVNDLASFGLFRKLAGLIG, via the coding sequence ATGATTCACGTGCCGGGCATCATCCTCACGATCCTCGGCTTCATCGCCGTCATCGGCCCGCTCGTGTTCATCCACGAAATGGGACATTATCTCGCCGGGCAGTTGTTCGGCGTTAAGGCCGACATCTTCTCGATCGGCATGGGCCGCGAGATCATGGGCTGGACCGATCGGCGCGGCACCCGCTGGAAGGTGTCGGCGCTCCCGATCGGCGGCTACGTCAAGTTTGCCGGCGACATGGGGCCGGCGAGCGAGCCCGATCCCGCATGGCTGCGTCTGCCGCCCGAGGAGCGCGCCAAGACCCTGCAGGGCAAGCCGGTGTGGCAGCGCTTCATCATCGTCGCGGCAGGCCCGATCACCAATTTCCTGCTCGCGATCGCGATCTTCGCCGGCTTCTTCGCGGCGTACGGCGTGCCGCGCACGCCGACGGTGATCGCTAACATCGTCAAGGGCTCCGCGGCCGAGGCGGCGGGCCTCCACATCGGCGACCGCATCGTCGCGGTTGCCGGCCGTTCGGTCGACCGGTTCGAGGATGTCGCGCAGATCGTGTTCCTGCGGCCCGGCCGCCCGCTGCCCTTGGTTTACGAGCGTGCCGGTGCGACGAAGATCGTGCAGGTCACACCGCAGCGGATCGTCGACGTCGACGCCGCCGGCAATCGCGCCGAGCGCGGGCTGCTCGGTGTCAGTCCGGGTATGGCGGTGAACGTGCGGCTGGGCGTGGTCGGCACGCTCGGGGCGGCGGTCGACGCCACCTGGGGTACGGTGCGGATGATGGTCGACGTGATCGGCCAGATCGTCGGTGGCGAACGGTCGGCGCGCGAACTTGGCGGACCGCTGAAGATCGCGCAATATTCGGGCGAGACGGTCAGTCTGGGGCTGCTGCCGTTCATCCGCTTCATGGCGCTCATCTCGATTAATCTCGGCTTCATCAACCTTCTGCCAATCCCTCTGCTGGATGGCGGCCACCTCTTTTTCTATCTGATCGAGGGGGTGTGGCGTCGCCCTTTGCCAGCCCAGGCGCAGGAGTGGGCATTCCGTTCGGGGCTTGCGCTGTTGCTCGGTTTCATGCTGTTCGTGACGGTCAACGATCTGGCTTCGTTTGGTCTCTTCCGGAAGCTTGCCGGCTTGATCGGCTGA
- a CDS encoding tetratricopeptide repeat protein, protein MRRVAAPDAPARVVTFDSHHDDPGTDRLGFGEAFFASEGIGAIHVLTAANDWFQCPDTPAALAAVRAAANAPLLAYGSSMGGYGAVRFAAAAGADRVLALSPQYSIDRRKVDFETRWKEEARRIRFRPELDGPIAGVVPSVVAYDPLLDEDRCHVDRIAGDVAIERLRVPHGGHNSAAFLSDLGLLKPLVHAMLDGNLDLPAVAGEAHRRRKESPTWLGELAGRQPAHRLGTAIGLAERAAKLGPDSPVALNQLALRLREAGELDRAITIHRTVVAMAPLPAYLWGLSKTLAAAGQTGEALAAAAEIQRQAASVAGYHRWAAELRMQLHDRAGAIADLRRAVEALPSHRGYRWTLVRERLLQALGL, encoded by the coding sequence GTGCGGCGGGTCGCCGCACCCGACGCGCCTGCGCGCGTCGTCACGTTCGACAGCCATCATGACGATCCGGGCACGGACAGACTGGGGTTCGGCGAGGCGTTCTTCGCGAGCGAGGGTATCGGCGCGATCCATGTCCTGACGGCCGCTAACGACTGGTTCCAATGCCCCGACACGCCAGCGGCGCTGGCGGCGGTGCGCGCCGCTGCCAATGCGCCGCTGCTCGCCTACGGATCGAGCATGGGCGGCTATGGCGCGGTGCGGTTCGCGGCGGCGGCCGGGGCCGACCGGGTGCTGGCGCTGTCGCCGCAATATTCGATCGATCGGCGCAAGGTCGATTTCGAGACCCGGTGGAAGGAGGAAGCCCGCCGCATCCGCTTCCGCCCCGAACTCGACGGCCCGATCGCGGGCGTGGTGCCCAGCGTGGTTGCCTACGATCCGCTGTTGGACGAGGATCGCTGTCACGTCGATCGCATCGCCGGCGACGTCGCGATCGAACGGCTGCGGGTGCCGCATGGCGGCCATAATTCGGCGGCGTTCCTGTCCGATCTCGGTCTGCTGAAACCGCTGGTGCACGCCATGCTCGACGGCAATCTCGACCTTCCAGCGGTGGCGGGCGAGGCGCATCGTCGGCGCAAGGAATCACCGACATGGCTGGGTGAGCTGGCCGGGCGCCAGCCTGCCCACCGCCTGGGCACCGCCATCGGACTGGCAGAGCGCGCCGCCAAGCTGGGGCCCGACAGCCCGGTCGCGCTCAACCAGCTCGCGCTGCGCCTGCGCGAAGCTGGCGAGCTCGATCGGGCGATCACGATCCATCGGACGGTCGTGGCGATGGCGCCGCTGCCGGCCTATCTGTGGGGCCTCAGCAAGACGCTCGCGGCGGCCGGACAAACCGGCGAGGCGCTGGCGGCGGCGGCCGAGATCCAGCGGCAGGCGGCGAGCGTCGCCGGCTACCACCGCTGGGCGGCCGAGCTGCGGATGCAATTGCACGATCGGGCGGGCGCGATCGCCGATCTGCGCCGCGCGGTCGAGGCATTGCCGAGCCACCGCGGCTATCGCTGGACGCTCGTGCGCGAGCGCCTGTTACAAGCGCTGGGGCTTTGA
- a CDS encoding NAD(P)-dependent oxidoreductase — MAARGGTQAPRWSHGAAAAFWRRHRRYRMQIGFIGLGAMGSAMAKNLAAAGHEVKAWNRSGGAIDGVTMVSSPAEAFQADAVLTMLSDDAAIRSVVLDAGLLAQARAGVVHVVASTISVAFAHELVAAHRDAGIGYVSAPVLGRPDVAAKGELNILTGGAPDAVARVAPIFAVIGGRSWDMGAEPPTANAAKIACNMMLTMAIEAMAEAVVLTEANDLPRDRFFELILGTLFGGRAYQTYSANIAAGNYEPGFKATLGLKDLRLAREAAETAGRQLPMLDAVHGRMRETVEAGNGDRDWSAMAAYTIEH; from the coding sequence GTGGCGGCGCGCGGCGGAACGCAAGCGCCGCGTTGGAGCCATGGCGCCGCGGCGGCGTTCTGGCGCCGGCACAGGAGATATCGAATGCAGATCGGTTTTATCGGGCTCGGCGCGATGGGCAGCGCGATGGCGAAGAACCTCGCCGCCGCCGGGCATGAGGTGAAGGCGTGGAACCGCTCGGGCGGTGCGATCGATGGCGTGACGATGGTAAGCTCGCCGGCCGAGGCGTTTCAGGCGGATGCGGTGCTGACGATGCTGTCGGACGATGCCGCGATCCGCAGCGTCGTGCTGGATGCGGGCCTGCTCGCGCAGGCGCGGGCCGGCGTGGTGCACGTCGTCGCGTCGACCATCTCGGTCGCGTTCGCGCATGAACTGGTCGCCGCGCACAGGGATGCCGGGATCGGCTACGTCTCGGCGCCGGTGCTCGGCCGGCCCGACGTCGCCGCCAAGGGCGAGCTCAACATCCTCACCGGCGGCGCGCCGGACGCGGTCGCGCGCGTGGCGCCGATCTTCGCGGTGATCGGCGGACGGAGTTGGGATATGGGCGCCGAGCCGCCCACCGCCAACGCCGCCAAGATTGCGTGCAACATGATGCTGACGATGGCGATCGAGGCGATGGCCGAGGCGGTGGTGCTGACCGAGGCCAACGATCTGCCGCGCGACCGCTTCTTCGAGCTGATCCTCGGCACCTTGTTCGGCGGGCGTGCCTACCAGACCTATTCGGCTAACATCGCCGCCGGCAATTACGAGCCGGGCTTCAAGGCGACGCTCGGGCTGAAGGATCTGCGGCTCGCGCGCGAGGCGGCGGAGACGGCCGGCCGACAATTGCCGATGCTCGACGCGGTGCATGGCCGGATGCGCGAGACGGTCGAGGCAGGCAATGGCGACCGCGACTGGTCGGCGATGGCGGCCTACACGATCGAGCATTGA